The Pogona vitticeps strain Pit_001003342236 chromosome 6, PviZW2.1, whole genome shotgun sequence genome contains a region encoding:
- the RHEB gene encoding GTP-binding protein Rheb isoform X1 — protein sequence MSPPEVSGPAEVESVAQVFARRSSGLFLHPHAPQRPGWKSSLTIQFVEGQFVDSYDPTIENTFTKLITVNGQEYHLQVVDTAGQDEYSIFPQTYSIDINGYILVYSVTSIKSFEVIKVIHGKLLDMVGKVQIPIMLVGNKKDLHMERVISYEEGKALAESWNAAFLESSAKENQTAVDVFRRIILEAEKIDGASSQGKSSCSVM from the exons ATGTCCCCGCCTGAGGTTTCGGGCCCTGCTGAGGTCGAATCCGTGGCACAGGTTTTTGCCCGCCGCTCCTCCGGACTCTTCCTCCACCCACACGCTCCGCAGCGACCGGGTT GGAAGTCATCTTTGACTATTCAGTTTGTTGAAGGCCAGTTTGTTGATTCATATGACCCCACTATAGAGAACA cGTTCACAAAGCTGATTACAGTAAATGGACAAGAATATCACCTTCAAGTAGTTGACACAGCTGGGCAG GATGAATATTCAATATTTCCTCAGACATACTCCATAGACATTAACGGCTACATTCTTGTTTACTCAGTCACATCAATAAAAAG ttttgaaGTGATTAAAGTTATCCATGGCAAGTTACTGGATATGGTGGGAAAAGTCCA GATCCCCATTATGTTGGTTGGGAATAAAAAAGACCTACATATGGAACG GGTGATCAGCTATGAAGAAGGGAAAGCTTTAGCAGAATCCTGGAATGCAGCTTTCTTGGAATCTTCTGCTAAAGAAAACCAG ACTGCTGTTGATGTTTTCCGGAGGATAATTTTGGAAGCAGAGAAAATTGATGGGGCATCTTCACAAGGGAAGTCTTCATGCTCAGTGATGTGA
- the RHEB gene encoding GTP-binding protein Rheb isoform X2: MPPSKSRKIAILGYRSVGKSSLTIQFVEGQFVDSYDPTIENTFTKLITVNGQEYHLQVVDTAGQDEYSIFPQTYSIDINGYILVYSVTSIKSFEVIKVIHGKLLDMVGKVQIPIMLVGNKKDLHMERVISYEEGKALAESWNAAFLESSAKENQTAVDVFRRIILEAEKIDGASSQGKSSCSVM; encoded by the exons ATGCCGCCGTCCAAGTCCCGTAAGATCGCGATCCTGGGCTACCGGAGCGTCG GGAAGTCATCTTTGACTATTCAGTTTGTTGAAGGCCAGTTTGTTGATTCATATGACCCCACTATAGAGAACA cGTTCACAAAGCTGATTACAGTAAATGGACAAGAATATCACCTTCAAGTAGTTGACACAGCTGGGCAG GATGAATATTCAATATTTCCTCAGACATACTCCATAGACATTAACGGCTACATTCTTGTTTACTCAGTCACATCAATAAAAAG ttttgaaGTGATTAAAGTTATCCATGGCAAGTTACTGGATATGGTGGGAAAAGTCCA GATCCCCATTATGTTGGTTGGGAATAAAAAAGACCTACATATGGAACG GGTGATCAGCTATGAAGAAGGGAAAGCTTTAGCAGAATCCTGGAATGCAGCTTTCTTGGAATCTTCTGCTAAAGAAAACCAG ACTGCTGTTGATGTTTTCCGGAGGATAATTTTGGAAGCAGAGAAAATTGATGGGGCATCTTCACAAGGGAAGTCTTCATGCTCAGTGATGTGA